The following proteins are encoded in a genomic region of Sphingobacteriales bacterium:
- the obgE gene encoding GTPase ObgE: MDSNFIDYVKLFVRSGNGGAGSVHFRREKYVPKGGPDGGDGGRGGHIVLRGNKQLWTLLHLKYRKHIHADNGNGGEGGLRSGKQGEDIILEVPLGTIAKDAETGEKEFEILEDGQEVIWLPGGRGGQGNNHFKTAVNQTPRYAQPGETGIEGWKILELKVLADVGLVGFPNAGKSTLLSVVSAAKPEIANYPFTTLVPNLGVVAYRDNRSFIMADIPGIIEGAHAGKGLGVRFLRHIERNACLLFVIPADSNDIKKEYKILEKELKLYNKELVNKPRVIGISKSDLLDDELKKMLAKELPKKIPHVFFSSLTSENILPLKDMLWKMMNA, translated from the coding sequence GTTCATTTCCGCAGGGAAAAATATGTACCCAAAGGTGGTCCGGACGGTGGTGACGGCGGGCGCGGAGGACATATTGTTTTACGGGGCAATAAACAACTCTGGACCCTATTACACTTAAAATACAGAAAGCATATACATGCCGACAACGGCAACGGCGGAGAAGGCGGCCTGCGCTCCGGCAAACAGGGTGAAGATATCATACTGGAAGTACCGCTCGGGACTATAGCCAAAGATGCAGAGACGGGCGAAAAAGAATTTGAAATCCTGGAAGACGGCCAGGAAGTCATCTGGCTGCCGGGTGGACGGGGCGGACAAGGCAACAACCACTTTAAAACGGCTGTTAACCAGACACCACGCTATGCACAACCGGGCGAAACCGGCATCGAAGGGTGGAAAATTCTGGAGTTGAAAGTATTGGCAGATGTTGGCCTGGTAGGTTTCCCGAATGCCGGAAAATCCACACTGCTATCGGTGGTGAGTGCCGCCAAGCCGGAAATCGCCAATTACCCGTTCACCACATTAGTGCCCAATCTGGGTGTTGTCGCTTACCGCGACAACCGCTCCTTTATCATGGCGGATATTCCGGGTATTATCGAAGGTGCGCATGCCGGCAAAGGACTGGGTGTCCGGTTCTTAAGGCACATAGAACGCAATGCCTGTCTGCTGTTTGTAATTCCCGCCGACAGCAACGACATCAAAAAAGAATACAAAATATTAGAAAAAGAACTGAAACTGTATAATAAGGAATTGGTCAATAAACCCAGGGTAATTGGCATCTCCAAATCCGACCTGCTCGACGATGAGCTGAAAAAGATGCTGGCGAAAGAACTGCCCAAGAAGATTCCACATGTTTTCTTTTCTTCGCTTACTTCCGAAAATATCCTGCCGCTGAAAGATATGCTTTGGAAGATGATGAACGCTTAA